One window of uncultured Trichococcus sp. genomic DNA carries:
- a CDS encoding 2-isopropylmalate synthase: MTEKQYIQFFDTTLRDGEQTPGVNFNTKEKVQIALQMEKWGIDVIEAGFPISSEGDFEAVKAIAGAVKNMTVAGLARCNEKDIDAAYEALKDAADPQIHIFIATSPVHMEFKLKMSKEEVLASVAHHVAYAKSKFEKVQFSPEDATRSDWDFLVEVVNLAIEKGATVINIPDTVGYTNPTEFGNLFKYLKQNVTRFDDVIFSSHCHDDLGMATANALAAVENGALRVEGTINGIGERAGNTALEEVAVALHIRKNYYEKETGMVLKETKRTSDLVSRLSGMPIPRNKAVIGGNAYAHESGIHQDGVLKNPETYEIITPQLVGVEHNSLPLGKLSGRHAFVDRIAQMGYEITDPAEIKILFARFKELADKKKNVTEEDIHALMVGKSIEDESAYELKRLQVQFVKDGVQAAIVGIQDKGNKDAKMQDSATGSGSIEAIYNTINRIMEQEIILKEYNIEAITGGKDAQAEVHVVVEDEDGKSYNGTGIDFDVLTASAKAYIQASGKAKNKQTIEKVSAHF, from the coding sequence ATGACCGAAAAACAGTATATTCAATTCTTTGATACGACCCTGCGCGACGGGGAACAGACGCCTGGCGTGAACTTCAATACGAAGGAGAAAGTACAGATTGCCTTGCAGATGGAAAAATGGGGGATCGATGTCATCGAGGCAGGGTTCCCGATTTCTTCAGAAGGAGACTTCGAAGCGGTAAAGGCGATCGCCGGCGCTGTCAAAAACATGACGGTAGCAGGACTTGCGCGTTGCAATGAAAAGGATATCGATGCGGCTTATGAAGCCTTGAAGGATGCGGCAGATCCACAGATCCACATTTTTATTGCGACCAGCCCCGTCCATATGGAATTCAAGCTGAAAATGAGCAAAGAAGAAGTGCTGGCCTCTGTTGCACACCATGTGGCATACGCTAAATCAAAATTCGAGAAAGTCCAGTTCTCTCCTGAGGATGCGACCAGAAGCGATTGGGATTTCTTGGTTGAAGTCGTCAATCTAGCTATCGAAAAGGGTGCAACGGTCATCAACATTCCTGATACCGTTGGCTATACCAATCCGACCGAATTCGGCAATCTCTTCAAATACCTGAAGCAAAACGTAACCCGCTTTGATGACGTAATTTTCTCCTCCCATTGCCACGACGATCTGGGTATGGCAACGGCAAACGCTTTGGCTGCAGTCGAAAATGGCGCGCTTCGGGTAGAAGGCACCATCAACGGAATCGGAGAGCGTGCAGGAAATACGGCACTTGAGGAAGTTGCAGTCGCGCTTCACATCCGCAAAAACTATTATGAAAAAGAAACGGGTATGGTGCTCAAGGAAACGAAGCGCACGAGCGATTTGGTCAGCCGTCTTTCCGGCATGCCAATTCCGCGCAACAAAGCCGTCATCGGCGGCAATGCCTACGCACACGAGTCCGGTATCCATCAGGATGGTGTGCTGAAGAACCCGGAAACATACGAAATCATCACACCGCAATTGGTCGGTGTGGAGCATAACTCATTGCCGCTTGGCAAGCTTTCCGGCCGGCACGCCTTTGTGGATCGGATTGCGCAAATGGGCTATGAAATAACCGATCCGGCTGAAATCAAAATACTGTTCGCCCGCTTCAAAGAACTGGCTGACAAGAAGAAGAACGTCACCGAAGAGGACATCCATGCGCTGATGGTGGGCAAATCGATCGAGGATGAATCGGCTTACGAGCTGAAACGCCTGCAAGTGCAGTTTGTGAAAGATGGCGTCCAAGCGGCAATCGTCGGCATCCAGGACAAGGGCAATAAAGATGCGAAGATGCAGGATTCCGCGACCGGATCGGGAAGCATCGAAGCGATCTACAACACCATCAACCGCATTATGGAGCAAGAAATCATTCTGAAGGAATACAACATTGAAGCCATCACAGGCGGGAAAGATGCCCAAGCAGAAGTGCACGTTGTCGTGGAGGATGAGGACGGCAAGAGCTATAACGGCACAGGCATCGACTTCGACGTCCTGACGGCATCCGCAAAAGCGTATATCCAAGCCAGCGGAAAAGCAAAAAATAAACAGACAATAGAAAAAGTATCAGCACATTTCTGA
- a CDS encoding DUF554 domain-containing protein, which yields MVLLGSLVNGAAIVLGGSIGLILKKGLSDRIARAVMNALALCVLYIGVSGMLNGENILITILSMVFGTLVGEWIDLDKKINQLGDTIEKNVSSPDDEVSVSKGFVTASLLFCVGAMAIVGALQSGLTGNHDTLFAKSLIDGIAAIVMASSLGIGVLLSAVLVLIYEGGITLFANVLAPLLTDSVINEMTCVGSLLIVGLALNMLKLTDLKIMNYAPAVFFPILFGSFM from the coding sequence GTGGTTTTGTTGGGAAGTTTGGTCAACGGCGCTGCCATCGTTTTAGGAGGCAGTATCGGTCTGATTTTGAAGAAAGGTTTATCGGATAGGATAGCCAGAGCTGTGATGAACGCTTTGGCGCTGTGCGTCCTTTACATCGGCGTGAGCGGCATGTTGAATGGCGAGAATATATTGATCACCATTTTATCGATGGTGTTTGGGACTTTGGTCGGCGAATGGATCGATTTGGACAAAAAAATCAATCAGTTGGGGGATACGATCGAAAAGAATGTTTCTTCACCTGATGATGAAGTGTCGGTATCGAAAGGATTCGTGACCGCAAGCCTCTTGTTCTGTGTCGGCGCGATGGCCATTGTCGGTGCGTTGCAGAGCGGTTTGACAGGCAATCACGATACGCTTTTCGCGAAATCACTGATTGATGGTATCGCGGCTATCGTGATGGCATCGAGTCTGGGGATCGGAGTGTTGCTTTCAGCAGTATTGGTCCTTATTTATGAAGGTGGGATTACGCTTTTTGCCAATGTCCTTGCGCCTCTTTTGACGGATTCTGTGATCAACGAAATGACGTGCGTGGGGTCACTATTGATTGTTGGTCTGGCCTTGAACATGTTGAAGTTGACGGATCTGAAGATCATGAATTATGCGCCTGCTGTCTTTTTCCCGATCCTTTTCGGATCTTTTATGTGA
- a CDS encoding SOS response-associated peptidase: MCGRYALEATKRELWERYLLGEMAEDVEERAEIFPTNSTPLIMPGNELVHHRWGFVEPFAKRPLINARAETILEKPTFSQPFRTARCLVPATAFFEWEKVGEEKLKRKIAVSDIPIFSMAGILKTYQDENGKPFTAFSIITTDANDQMRAIHDRMPVILEPEDEAFYLDQKADPKLVWELLKPTERRLLIQ; the protein is encoded by the coding sequence ATGTGCGGACGTTATGCGCTTGAAGCGACAAAAAGGGAGCTATGGGAAAGGTACCTGTTGGGAGAAATGGCAGAGGATGTCGAAGAGCGTGCGGAAATATTCCCGACCAACAGCACGCCGCTGATCATGCCGGGCAACGAGCTGGTTCACCACAGATGGGGATTTGTGGAGCCTTTCGCTAAGCGCCCTCTGATCAATGCCCGAGCGGAAACCATCCTCGAAAAGCCGACATTCAGCCAGCCGTTCCGGACAGCGCGTTGTTTGGTGCCGGCTACCGCATTTTTCGAATGGGAAAAAGTCGGCGAAGAAAAGCTGAAACGGAAAATTGCCGTATCGGATATCCCGATTTTTTCGATGGCAGGCATCCTGAAGACGTATCAGGATGAAAACGGCAAACCTTTTACAGCTTTTTCCATCATCACCACTGACGCCAACGACCAGATGCGTGCCATCCACGATCGCATGCCGGTGATACTGGAGCCTGAAGATGAAGCCTTTTATCTGGATCAGAAGGCCGATCCGAAATTGGTTTGGGAGTTGCTGAAACCGACAGAACGTCGGCTACTGATCCAATGA
- a CDS encoding aminotransferase class IV, producing the protein MEKVEGPYYLLNDALVQNEEGGKHPEFEGRTVYEVIRVQDGIAVFLEDHLERFFRSAAYLDLPLPATAESIEDRVYRLIAANQVGEQNLKFILGKTSTGESMLWIFFTQSIYPPKSYYEEGIATSLFRIERLDPNIKLVRSDYQKAVLQERADKGVYELLLVDGNEEITEGSRTNVFFVKGKELYTPPAKAVLLGIVRKKVFEICGKRQFPINETAIPVEWIKDAEGAFVSGTGNNVLPISKIGAVAIPTMDNPIVQTIMADYAEMVRAYKEEKKH; encoded by the coding sequence GTGGAGAAAGTGGAAGGACCTTATTACTTATTGAATGATGCCCTCGTCCAAAATGAGGAAGGCGGAAAACATCCGGAATTTGAAGGTCGAACGGTATATGAAGTCATCCGTGTCCAAGATGGGATTGCGGTATTTTTGGAGGATCATCTGGAGCGTTTTTTCCGGTCTGCGGCTTATCTGGACTTGCCGCTGCCTGCTACGGCAGAATCTATCGAGGACCGCGTCTATCGCCTGATAGCCGCCAATCAGGTTGGGGAGCAGAACCTTAAGTTCATCCTAGGCAAAACATCAACAGGCGAGAGTATGTTGTGGATCTTTTTCACCCAGAGCATCTATCCTCCAAAAAGCTATTATGAAGAGGGAATCGCGACGAGCCTCTTCCGTATCGAACGCTTGGATCCGAACATCAAGCTTGTCCGGTCGGATTATCAAAAAGCGGTACTGCAAGAACGAGCCGACAAAGGGGTTTATGAACTGCTGTTGGTTGATGGGAATGAGGAAATCACCGAAGGCAGCCGCACGAATGTCTTTTTTGTGAAGGGGAAAGAGTTGTACACTCCTCCAGCAAAGGCTGTCCTATTGGGCATCGTCCGCAAGAAAGTGTTTGAAATCTGTGGAAAACGGCAGTTTCCGATCAATGAGACGGCCATCCCTGTCGAGTGGATAAAGGATGCTGAAGGAGCTTTTGTTTCCGGCACCGGCAATAATGTGCTGCCGATATCGAAAATCGGAGCGGTTGCAATTCCGACAATGGACAATCCGATTGTGCAGACGATCATGGCGGATTATGCCGAAATGGTCAGAGCGTATAAGGAAGAAAAGAAACACTAA
- a CDS encoding ABC transporter substrate-binding protein, with the protein MDWKKKVATTLALTSALLLGACAGGTDEATDSSAASSTASADAVRIGILQILEHESLSAARTGFLEVLEEAGYVEGDNLIVDYQNAQGDQANLQSMAERLAGSNDLILGISTPASQAIANAEKENAVLFTAVTDPIDAGLVASSEEPGANITGTSDQAPMDKQIELLLSIVPSAETVGIIFNSSEMNSIVQSDQAKALLEAAGVNVEIMTVTSTNDVQQVMESLVQKVDAIYIPTDNTLSSTMATVGQIAMEAKIPVIPGATEMVEAGGLATYGIDFKELGRQTGEMALQILEEGKLPSDLPVQFPETLKLVINEEMAEALGIDPDSIKLPE; encoded by the coding sequence ATGGATTGGAAAAAGAAAGTAGCGACAACCTTGGCTCTGACTTCTGCCTTATTGCTTGGTGCATGCGCCGGCGGTACAGATGAGGCGACAGACTCTTCCGCAGCAAGCTCAACAGCTTCAGCGGATGCTGTGCGCATCGGTATCCTGCAGATCCTCGAACATGAATCATTATCAGCTGCACGCACGGGTTTCTTGGAAGTTTTGGAGGAAGCCGGTTATGTCGAAGGCGACAATCTGATCGTGGATTATCAAAATGCCCAAGGAGACCAAGCCAACCTGCAGAGTATGGCCGAGCGTTTGGCCGGCAGCAACGATCTCATTTTAGGGATTTCGACACCAGCATCACAAGCAATAGCGAACGCTGAAAAAGAAAATGCGGTTCTGTTCACTGCTGTAACCGATCCAATCGATGCCGGACTTGTGGCAAGCTCAGAAGAGCCGGGTGCGAACATCACTGGAACAAGCGACCAAGCACCGATGGACAAACAGATCGAATTGCTGTTGTCGATCGTACCTAGTGCGGAAACAGTCGGCATCATCTTCAACTCCAGCGAAATGAATTCCATTGTACAGAGCGATCAAGCGAAAGCCTTATTGGAAGCTGCAGGCGTGAACGTTGAAATCATGACTGTAACATCTACAAATGATGTCCAACAGGTTATGGAGTCATTGGTACAAAAAGTGGATGCGATCTACATCCCGACGGACAATACCTTATCCAGCACGATGGCTACTGTCGGCCAAATCGCTATGGAAGCCAAAATCCCGGTCATTCCTGGTGCGACTGAAATGGTGGAAGCTGGGGGTCTTGCGACTTACGGAATCGACTTCAAGGAATTAGGCCGCCAGACAGGCGAAATGGCTTTGCAGATTCTGGAAGAAGGCAAGCTTCCTTCCGATTTGCCTGTCCAATTCCCTGAGACACTGAAATTGGTCATCAATGAAGAGATGGCTGAAGCGCTGGGCATCGATCCAGACAGCATCAAATTGCCTGAATAA
- a CDS encoding NAD(P)H-dependent oxidoreductase: MKIGIISGSVREGRNSAAVSEWIHEFAEKRNDGGIEYEIVALANYDLPLLGAKLPEDRQAAAGSAIQAWSEKMASFDGYVFVTPEYNHAVGGALKNALDFLKPEVADKAAGFVGYGSLGGARAHENMRVILGELSVATVHTTVNFSLMTDFENMSNFVPNDYHAGNATAMLDELIKWSGALKTIR; encoded by the coding sequence ATGAAAATCGGAATTATCTCAGGAAGCGTACGTGAAGGAAGAAACTCAGCAGCAGTATCGGAATGGATCCATGAATTTGCCGAAAAACGCAATGATGGTGGCATCGAATACGAAATCGTAGCTTTGGCAAACTATGACTTGCCTTTGTTGGGCGCCAAATTACCTGAAGACCGCCAAGCAGCAGCTGGCTCAGCGATTCAAGCTTGGTCGGAAAAAATGGCTTCATTCGACGGATACGTGTTTGTGACACCTGAATACAACCATGCAGTCGGTGGCGCTTTGAAAAATGCGTTGGATTTCCTGAAGCCTGAAGTTGCCGATAAAGCCGCCGGGTTTGTAGGATACGGAAGCTTGGGCGGGGCCCGCGCACACGAAAACATGCGCGTCATCCTTGGCGAGTTGAGCGTAGCGACAGTGCACACAACCGTGAACTTCTCATTGATGACTGATTTCGAGAACATGAGCAATTTTGTGCCGAACGATTACCATGCAGGCAATGCGACAGCGATGTTAGATGAATTGATCAAATGGTCCGGAGCACTGAAAACAATCCGTTAA
- the leuB gene encoding 3-isopropylmalate dehydrogenase, whose translation MNYTIAALPGDGIGPEIMESGLTLLETLGKKFHHEFNVTVYPFGGAGIDETGDPIPPQTIKGCSEADAILLAAIGGPKWEKAEKTPEDGLLQLRKTLGLFSNIRPIAVSDSIAHLSPLKTERVKGTDFIVVRELTGGLYFGQPKHWNDEEATDTLFYKKSEIDRIVRQAFDIAMTRSKKLTSVDKANVLASSKLWRKTVNEIATEYPEVTVDHLYVDAASMKIIQDPTSFDVIVTENMFGDILSDEASVITGSLGMLPSGSHAVSGPSLYEPIHGSAPDIAGKNIANPMSMILSVAMMLRQSFQLHEEAAALEKAASEVMNAGFLTADLGGTTTTTAFTEQVKVILEK comes from the coding sequence ATGAATTATACGATTGCAGCATTGCCCGGAGATGGCATTGGACCAGAGATAATGGAAAGCGGCTTGACTTTGCTGGAAACACTCGGCAAAAAATTTCATCATGAATTCAACGTGACGGTTTACCCATTCGGAGGTGCCGGCATTGATGAAACCGGCGATCCGATTCCACCACAAACAATCAAAGGCTGTTCGGAAGCTGACGCGATCCTTTTGGCCGCAATCGGCGGGCCGAAATGGGAAAAAGCCGAGAAAACACCGGAAGATGGCCTTTTGCAATTGCGTAAGACATTGGGACTTTTCTCGAATATCCGCCCGATCGCGGTCAGCGACAGCATCGCCCACCTGTCACCGTTGAAGACGGAACGGGTAAAAGGCACTGACTTCATCGTGGTCCGCGAATTGACAGGCGGCCTGTACTTCGGCCAGCCGAAGCACTGGAACGATGAGGAAGCGACAGATACTCTCTTCTATAAGAAGAGCGAAATCGATCGGATCGTCCGCCAAGCATTTGACATCGCGATGACGCGCAGCAAAAAGCTGACTTCCGTCGACAAAGCGAACGTATTGGCCAGCAGCAAACTGTGGCGCAAGACCGTTAATGAAATCGCGACAGAATATCCGGAAGTCACCGTCGATCATTTGTATGTCGATGCGGCTTCGATGAAAATCATCCAAGATCCGACTTCATTCGATGTCATCGTAACTGAAAACATGTTCGGGGATATCCTTAGCGACGAAGCATCCGTCATCACAGGCTCATTAGGCATGCTGCCTTCCGGAAGCCATGCGGTATCTGGTCCATCCCTATATGAACCAATCCATGGTTCCGCACCGGACATCGCCGGTAAAAACATCGCAAATCCGATGTCGATGATCCTGTCCGTTGCCATGATGCTGCGTCAAAGCTTCCAGCTGCATGAAGAGGCTGCTGCGCTTGAAAAAGCGGCCTCCGAGGTGATGAATGCCGGTTTCCTGACGGCTGATCTGGGCGGCACGACGACAACGACAGCATTTACTGAACAAGTGAAAGTCATTTTGGAAAAGTGA
- the leuC gene encoding 3-isopropylmalate dehydratase large subunit: MSRTLFDKLWDRHVIAGPEGEPQLLYVDLHLIHEVTSPQGFDGLRETNRQVRRPDKTIATVDHNVPTEDVFNIKDLISKKQIEALQKNCEEFNIPLMDIGTANQGIVHMVGPELGATQPGKIVVCGDSHTATHGAFGAMAFGIGSSEVEHVFATQSIWQKKPKSMGVKITGKLPAGVYAKDIILHLIATYGTAFGSGYAIEFYGDTVEALTMEERMTICNMSIEFGAKIGMMAPDQTTYDYLRGRRYAPENMEKAIADWETLKSDPDAVYDTSIAIDVSDLAPYVTWGTNPGMGVQFGEKFPEIQDKNDERAYNYMDLQPGQTAEDIPLGFVFIGSCTNARLSDLIEAAKYVKGGKVPDHIQAMVVPGSRTVRNAAAELGLDKIFIDAGFEWREPGCSACLGMNPDKVPAGVHCASTSNRNFEGRQGKGSRTHLVSPAMAGAAAVNGKFVDIRKEAVTYGAN; the protein is encoded by the coding sequence ATGAGCAGAACACTTTTTGATAAACTTTGGGATAGACACGTCATTGCAGGCCCGGAAGGCGAACCGCAACTGCTGTACGTGGATCTGCACCTGATCCATGAAGTCACTTCTCCACAAGGCTTCGACGGCTTGCGCGAAACCAACCGCCAAGTCCGACGCCCTGACAAAACAATTGCGACTGTCGACCACAATGTGCCGACCGAAGATGTTTTCAATATCAAAGATCTTATTTCGAAGAAACAGATCGAAGCCTTGCAAAAAAACTGTGAAGAATTCAATATTCCGTTGATGGATATCGGAACAGCCAACCAAGGGATCGTCCACATGGTCGGACCGGAATTGGGTGCAACCCAACCAGGGAAGATTGTTGTCTGTGGGGATTCGCATACGGCTACACATGGCGCTTTCGGAGCGATGGCATTCGGTATCGGAAGCTCGGAAGTGGAGCATGTTTTTGCAACGCAATCGATCTGGCAGAAGAAACCGAAGTCGATGGGCGTCAAAATCACCGGCAAATTGCCTGCGGGCGTCTATGCGAAAGACATCATCCTTCACTTGATTGCCACATATGGTACTGCTTTCGGATCCGGCTATGCAATTGAATTCTATGGGGATACTGTGGAAGCCTTGACGATGGAAGAACGGATGACGATCTGCAACATGTCCATCGAATTTGGCGCCAAAATCGGCATGATGGCGCCAGATCAGACTACCTATGATTATCTGCGCGGCCGCCGCTACGCACCTGAAAATATGGAGAAAGCCATTGCCGATTGGGAGACTCTGAAGAGCGACCCGGATGCTGTCTATGACACTTCCATCGCTATCGATGTTTCCGATTTGGCGCCTTATGTAACATGGGGAACGAACCCAGGCATGGGCGTACAGTTCGGCGAGAAATTCCCTGAAATCCAGGATAAGAATGACGAGCGTGCCTACAACTACATGGATCTGCAACCTGGCCAAACGGCTGAAGACATTCCATTGGGCTTTGTCTTCATCGGTTCTTGTACGAATGCGCGTCTGTCCGATTTGATCGAAGCGGCCAAGTATGTTAAGGGCGGAAAAGTTCCTGATCATATCCAAGCAATGGTCGTTCCGGGCAGCCGGACAGTCCGTAATGCTGCCGCGGAATTGGGATTGGACAAGATTTTCATCGATGCGGGATTTGAATGGCGCGAACCAGGCTGTTCGGCTTGTTTGGGTATGAATCCGGACAAAGTACCTGCCGGCGTGCACTGTGCTTCGACTTCCAACCGTAACTTTGAAGGCCGTCAAGGGAAGGGTTCCCGGACTCACCTGGTCAGCCCGGCCATGGCGGGAGCTGCCGCAGTGAACGGTAAATTTGTGGATATCAGAAAGGAAGCAGTGACTTATGGAGCCAATTAA
- a CDS encoding biotin--[acetyl-CoA-carboxylase] ligase, protein MSTKEKVLQFLEQHKGESISGQDLADQLEVSRTSVWKAINGLKKEGYQIEATTNKGYQLSVDTDLLSEAAIVPLLSEALKGHRIIAHKTIDSTNLEAKRIVNEDPTFEGVILSEEQTKGRGRLGRVFYSPSESGLYMSLVLKPAADMDNATLITTAAAVAVCQAIETLTGKNPQIKWVNDIFLDGRKVCGILTEGIIDMESRTIGTIILGIGLNFRAPETDFPDEIQSIAGTLFDSKNAAVTRNQMAAEILNRFYVLYPDLASRSYLDEYRKRCFVLGEQVTFPQGNETVEAKAIAIDDDGGLVVALPNGETKTLTYGEISIKIKKREGK, encoded by the coding sequence ATGTCAACAAAGGAAAAAGTCCTGCAGTTTCTGGAACAGCATAAAGGCGAAAGCATTTCCGGTCAAGATTTGGCTGATCAATTGGAAGTATCCAGAACATCCGTGTGGAAGGCAATCAATGGCCTGAAAAAAGAAGGCTACCAAATAGAAGCAACTACGAATAAAGGGTATCAACTATCGGTCGATACCGATTTGTTATCGGAAGCAGCCATCGTGCCGCTGCTGTCGGAAGCACTGAAAGGCCACCGGATCATCGCACACAAAACAATCGATTCGACCAACCTGGAGGCCAAACGGATCGTCAATGAAGATCCGACTTTCGAAGGCGTGATTTTATCGGAAGAACAGACAAAAGGCAGAGGCCGTTTGGGAAGAGTTTTCTACTCGCCGAGCGAATCGGGCCTGTACATGAGTTTGGTTCTAAAGCCGGCTGCCGATATGGATAACGCCACCTTGATCACGACAGCCGCCGCCGTGGCCGTCTGCCAAGCAATCGAAACGTTGACGGGAAAAAATCCGCAGATCAAATGGGTAAACGACATCTTCCTGGATGGCAGGAAAGTCTGCGGCATCCTGACGGAAGGGATCATTGACATGGAGTCGCGGACAATCGGAACGATTATTTTAGGGATCGGCTTGAACTTCCGGGCGCCTGAAACGGATTTCCCCGATGAAATCCAGTCGATCGCCGGTACGTTATTCGATTCAAAAAATGCCGCGGTGACACGGAACCAAATGGCCGCCGAAATACTCAACCGTTTTTATGTCCTTTACCCGGACTTGGCTTCCCGTTCCTATCTGGACGAGTACCGCAAACGCTGTTTCGTCTTGGGTGAACAAGTCACTTTCCCGCAAGGAAATGAAACAGTCGAAGCCAAAGCGATTGCAATCGACGACGATGGCGGACTTGTTGTGGCATTGCCGAACGGGGAAACGAAAACCCTGACCTATGGCGAAATCAGCATCAAAATCAAAAAGAGAGAAGGAAAATAA
- a CDS encoding ECF transporter S component: MKLSTRDLTQISIFAALTFVSGFLSIPVGPVPITLQTLLVLLTGFFLRPKAAFFAQSLHLLLKLLLGGFQSLLSPSFGFIFGFVAAATLISYLVHKKEGSFLNYGIAAVAGTIVMYAIGLPYMAAILNGVMGNQFGLAEIFQMGMILFIPGDIGKALLAIILADRLKGRARVFQH, from the coding sequence ATGAAATTATCAACAAGAGATTTGACCCAAATCAGCATATTCGCGGCTTTGACATTCGTCAGCGGCTTTCTGAGCATACCCGTGGGACCCGTTCCGATCACCTTGCAGACACTTTTGGTGCTGCTGACCGGCTTCTTTCTGCGTCCAAAAGCTGCTTTCTTCGCGCAATCATTGCACCTGTTACTGAAATTATTGCTTGGAGGATTCCAATCTTTATTGTCGCCCAGCTTCGGCTTTATTTTTGGCTTTGTCGCAGCCGCTACGTTGATTTCTTATCTTGTGCACAAAAAAGAAGGCAGCTTTTTGAATTACGGGATTGCTGCTGTTGCCGGCACCATCGTCATGTACGCAATCGGACTGCCTTACATGGCTGCAATTCTGAATGGTGTCATGGGCAATCAATTCGGCTTGGCGGAAATTTTCCAGATGGGCATGATTTTGTTCATTCCGGGAGACATCGGCAAAGCCTTGTTGGCCATCATCCTGGCTGACCGTTTAAAAGGTCGTGCCCGCGTATTCCAGCACTGA
- a CDS encoding HD domain-containing protein, with protein sequence MQMPQFHWKNDAEYVALVEDLIYHEELLHMETITHHHFTNRLEHSIRVSYKSYQLAKKWKLDARSTARAGLLHDFFHEDRDAVAQLNIGAHADAHPKIACENACRITEISSLERDIILKHMFLVSRCGLPRYKESFVVTYVDKYVAIREVVEPIKEIAGSRLRNLVSKLSPVNLNINI encoded by the coding sequence ATGCAAATGCCACAATTTCATTGGAAAAATGATGCTGAATATGTCGCTTTGGTCGAAGATCTCATCTATCACGAAGAATTATTGCATATGGAGACCATCACCCACCACCACTTCACCAATCGTTTGGAACATTCTATCCGCGTATCCTATAAGAGTTATCAGCTTGCAAAAAAATGGAAGCTGGATGCCCGATCCACTGCACGTGCCGGTTTGTTGCATGACTTCTTCCATGAAGATCGCGATGCTGTCGCACAGCTGAATATCGGTGCCCATGCAGATGCCCATCCGAAAATCGCTTGCGAAAATGCTTGCCGCATCACTGAAATCAGCTCATTGGAGCGCGATATCATCCTTAAGCATATGTTCCTGGTGAGCCGTTGCGGCCTGCCGCGTTACAAAGAAAGTTTTGTAGTAACCTACGTGGACAAATATGTCGCGATCAGAGAGGTCGTCGAACCGATCAAAGAAATCGCTGGATCCCGCCTCCGCAATCTGGTTTCCAAATTGAGTCCGGTAAACCTGAACATCAACATTTGA
- a CDS encoding cell wall hydrolase encodes MKNFKSRLFVTSATLAAIGFMVTANPTQANATEYNSSTWTARTADQIKADIQNLESGSKYTFQWGDTLSAIALATDVSVNALVDVNSIGNADMIIAGNSIVLSADHNIVTVEQDSEVKSYDVSSEEAVEVETPVEAVEEVQAAAPVAEPVAAPAAETYVEPAPVAQASSTTYQASYFLYQVVQAEAGPSYQEKLNVASVIMNRVESGIWGGTTIDAVLYAPGQFSVVSNGAAVAQVPSADTIQAVNEVLNGYRSTSAESFRASGDGVTNVFF; translated from the coding sequence ATGAAAAACTTCAAATCTAGATTATTCGTAACGAGCGCAACTTTAGCAGCCATCGGTTTTATGGTAACAGCGAATCCTACACAAGCAAACGCAACAGAATATAATTCATCCACTTGGACAGCACGCACAGCAGATCAGATCAAAGCGGATATCCAAAACTTGGAGAGCGGCAGCAAATACACTTTCCAATGGGGTGACACTTTATCAGCAATCGCTTTGGCAACTGACGTATCAGTGAATGCTTTAGTCGATGTCAACAGCATCGGGAATGCAGACATGATCATTGCGGGCAACTCAATCGTATTGTCAGCTGATCACAACATCGTGACTGTTGAACAAGACTCAGAAGTGAAGAGCTACGATGTCAGCTCCGAAGAAGCAGTTGAAGTCGAAACACCAGTAGAAGCAGTAGAAGAAGTACAGGCAGCTGCACCAGTTGCAGAACCAGTTGCGGCACCAGCTGCAGAAACATATGTTGAGCCGGCTCCAGTGGCACAAGCGTCATCAACGACTTACCAAGCGAGCTACTTCTTGTATCAAGTAGTCCAAGCTGAAGCAGGCCCAAGCTACCAGGAAAAATTGAACGTTGCTTCTGTTATCATGAACCGCGTTGAATCAGGAATCTGGGGCGGAACGACAATTGACGCTGTATTGTATGCACCAGGTCAATTCTCAGTAGTTTCCAACGGAGCTGCTGTAGCACAAGTACCTTCCGCTGACACAATCCAAGCAGTAAACGAAGTATTGAACGGTTACCGTTCAACATCAGCTGAAAGCTTCCGTGCTTCAGGCGATGGCGTAACAAACGTATTCTTCTAA